A genome region from Mycobacterium florentinum includes the following:
- a CDS encoding MmpS family transport accessory protein: protein MRNAWLPLLIVAVVVVGGFAVVRVKSFFGANDTGVMTSPRLDDSKPFKPKVVKYEVFGSASRANVNYLDLSADPQRIDGAPLPWTLVLKTTAPSVFPNLSAQSDGDYLGCRITIDDEIKDEKITTGVHALTFCLVKSA from the coding sequence GTGCGCAATGCATGGCTGCCGCTCTTGATCGTCGCGGTTGTGGTGGTCGGCGGCTTTGCCGTGGTGCGGGTCAAGTCCTTCTTCGGCGCCAACGACACTGGCGTTATGACGAGCCCGCGGCTGGATGACTCCAAGCCGTTCAAGCCCAAGGTCGTCAAATACGAGGTGTTCGGCTCGGCCAGCCGCGCCAACGTGAACTATCTGGATCTGTCCGCCGACCCACAACGAATCGACGGCGCGCCACTGCCGTGGACGCTGGTCCTCAAAACCACCGCCCCGTCGGTGTTTCCGAATCTCTCCGCGCAAAGCGATGGCGACTACCTCGGTTGCCGCATCACCATCGATGACGAAATCAAGGACGAGAAGATAACTACCGGCGTGCACGCCCTGACCTTCTGCCTGGTGAAATCCGCATGA
- a CDS encoding type II toxin-antitoxin system PemK/MazF family toxin — protein sequence MRGEVFQLRAPRGSRDHEQSGSRYAVVVQSDHLPLSTWLVAPTSTSARAASFRPEVEIGGVNTRVLAEQAAAVAPGRLGKSVGFLNFDEMRRVDAALRIVLDL from the coding sequence GTGCGTGGTGAGGTCTTTCAGTTGCGGGCCCCGCGGGGGAGTCGCGATCACGAGCAGTCCGGTTCCCGCTATGCCGTCGTAGTCCAGTCAGATCACCTGCCCTTGTCGACCTGGCTGGTGGCGCCAACATCCACGTCGGCTCGTGCCGCCAGCTTTCGTCCCGAAGTTGAAATCGGCGGCGTGAACACCCGCGTGCTTGCCGAGCAGGCTGCGGCGGTCGCCCCGGGCCGACTCGGCAAAAGCGTCGGATTCCTCAACTTCGACGAGATGCGCCGCGTTGATGCAGCGCTGCGCATCGTCCTCGATCTCTGA
- a CDS encoding alpha/beta hydrolase, which translates to MANALPENAFTSPQALDPDLRKVARFLPRGYALHRGYKVQRAIMLALGNAGRLRDVPVVAVNEHVKVRMHRPAGLPARAPALLWIHGGGTIMGTAVQDDKFCRKLSRLTGIAIAAVEHRLAPEHPYPTPLEDCYAALLWLAGQPWVNPDRIAVGGASAGGHFAAALAQRAHDRGEVKLAYQMLVYPMLDDRTGANRDGPKRLMWTETDNQLAWQWYLNGADPVEAAPGRRPDLSGLAPAWIGVGTLDLYHQECLDYAWRLREAGVPVHEEIAPGAFHAFDHIVDKAPISVNFFASQRDHLWAALAAPAEDQPH; encoded by the coding sequence ATGGCAAACGCGTTGCCCGAGAATGCCTTCACCTCGCCGCAGGCGCTGGATCCCGATCTGCGTAAGGTGGCCCGCTTTCTGCCCCGGGGATACGCCCTGCACCGCGGCTACAAGGTCCAACGGGCCATCATGCTGGCGCTCGGCAACGCCGGCCGGCTCCGCGATGTCCCGGTGGTCGCGGTCAACGAACACGTCAAGGTTCGCATGCACCGTCCAGCCGGCCTCCCCGCGCGGGCACCCGCGCTGCTGTGGATCCATGGCGGCGGCACCATCATGGGCACCGCCGTTCAGGACGATAAGTTCTGCCGCAAGCTATCTCGGCTGACCGGCATCGCAATTGCGGCCGTCGAACATCGACTTGCACCCGAGCACCCATACCCGACACCGCTCGAAGACTGTTATGCGGCGCTGCTCTGGCTGGCGGGCCAACCGTGGGTAAACCCGGACCGAATCGCGGTCGGCGGAGCAAGCGCCGGCGGACATTTCGCGGCGGCATTGGCGCAGCGGGCGCACGACCGCGGCGAGGTCAAGCTTGCCTATCAGATGCTGGTCTACCCGATGCTCGACGATCGCACGGGCGCAAACCGCGATGGCCCCAAGCGCCTGATGTGGACCGAAACGGACAATCAACTGGCCTGGCAGTGGTACCTGAACGGAGCAGACCCGGTCGAGGCGGCCCCGGGGCGCCGCCCGGATCTGTCCGGGCTGGCTCCGGCCTGGATCGGGGTCGGGACGTTGGATCTTTACCACCAGGAGTGTCTGGACTATGCATGGCGCCTGCGCGAGGCAGGCGTGCCGGTCCACGAGGAGATCGCGCCCGGCGCGTTCCACGCGTTCGACCACATCGTCGACAAGGCGCCGATCTCGGTGAATTTCTTCGCCAGCCAGCGCGACCACCTCTGGGCCGCCCTGGCCGCACCGGCCGAAGATCAACCACACTGA
- a CDS encoding sigma-70 family RNA polymerase sigma factor, producing the protein MSQSPPSPHLDDLAARFERDVIPLRDQLFRAARRYSQSHADAEDLVQETMIKAYVGFGSFKEGTNLRAWLFTIMNHTRINHYRTAKRRPAEWLAGDVSDFLIPAGPPQSTAGPPQSTAGRLSAEAEVLDSIGDPEVRQALQQLPESQQLAVYYADVEGFRYKEIGEILHIPLGSVMSRIHRGRKNMRKLLLDFAIEQRYIREDDAVIAAA; encoded by the coding sequence ATGTCGCAGTCCCCGCCGAGCCCGCATCTCGATGATCTTGCAGCGCGATTCGAACGCGACGTCATACCGTTGCGCGATCAGCTATTCCGTGCGGCACGCAGGTATAGCCAAAGCCACGCAGACGCCGAAGACCTCGTCCAAGAGACGATGATCAAGGCCTATGTCGGATTTGGGTCCTTCAAGGAAGGCACAAACCTGCGCGCCTGGCTCTTCACGATCATGAACCACACGCGAATCAATCACTACCGCACCGCGAAACGTCGCCCGGCGGAGTGGTTGGCCGGCGACGTCAGCGACTTTCTGATTCCGGCCGGGCCCCCGCAGTCGACCGCGGGACCCCCGCAGTCGACCGCGGGACGATTGTCGGCCGAGGCGGAGGTGCTCGATTCGATCGGCGACCCGGAGGTTCGCCAGGCACTCCAGCAGCTACCCGAATCGCAGCAGCTGGCCGTCTACTACGCCGATGTTGAAGGCTTCCGATACAAGGAAATCGGCGAGATCCTGCACATACCACTGGGTTCAGTCATGTCTCGCATCCATCGCGGCCGCAAGAACATGCGGAAGTTGCTGCTGGACTTTGCTATTGAACAGCGATACATCCGCGAAGACGATGCGGTGATAGCCGCAGCCTAA
- a CDS encoding TetR family transcriptional regulator, translating into MANPMGLRERRRRETSADIRDAAVRLALERGFDKVTIEEICAEAGISTRTFFNYFPNKESAIAYGPSDIPAELVADFVAAGPAPYSVVLAELITLAAHHLRDVPPLREQAAHMLELAKTSPAVLAAFLADLERFQLQLTDIIVRRQDMKPDDEMAALISALALTAVRSGLEKWASSEPVDPDDTPMPYVERAAALVNSIFTK; encoded by the coding sequence ATGGCCAACCCGATGGGACTGCGCGAGCGACGTCGCCGGGAGACCAGCGCAGACATCCGCGACGCCGCGGTGCGGCTGGCCCTCGAGCGCGGCTTCGACAAGGTGACCATCGAGGAAATCTGCGCCGAGGCCGGAATCTCGACACGCACGTTCTTCAACTACTTCCCGAACAAAGAGTCCGCTATCGCCTACGGCCCCTCGGACATCCCCGCCGAGCTGGTCGCGGATTTCGTCGCGGCCGGACCTGCCCCTTACTCGGTGGTGCTGGCAGAGCTGATCACTCTGGCCGCCCACCACCTGCGCGACGTGCCCCCACTGCGCGAGCAGGCCGCCCACATGCTCGAACTCGCCAAAACCTCCCCCGCGGTGCTGGCCGCATTCCTCGCCGACCTGGAGCGCTTTCAGCTTCAGCTGACCGACATCATCGTGCGCCGCCAGGACATGAAACCCGACGACGAGATGGCCGCCCTGATTTCCGCCCTCGCTTTGACCGCGGTGCGGTCCGGCCTCGAAAAGTGGGCGAGTAGCGAGCCGGTCGATCCTGACGACACGCCGATGCCCTATGTCGAGCGGGCCGCCGCGCTCGTGAACAGCATCTTCACAAAGTGA
- a CDS encoding cupin domain-containing protein, with the protein MGVTAMRGRRIGLVALLLLLSIALPPARSAATPGSGVNSAQETQSSQEGRDFIVRDITVGPGGSTGWHWHDGTLVGAIKQGTLTHYSADCSVDGVYNPGDPVIEPAGPDHVHLGRNLGTMPLILEVIYIQPVGKPAAEDAPNPGCPFA; encoded by the coding sequence GTGGGGGTCACAGCGATGCGTGGACGCCGCATAGGACTTGTCGCACTTCTGCTGTTACTTTCAATCGCTTTACCGCCCGCGCGGAGCGCCGCGACGCCCGGCAGCGGAGTGAACTCGGCTCAAGAGACCCAATCGTCGCAAGAAGGACGCGATTTCATCGTGCGCGACATCACCGTCGGCCCGGGCGGCAGCACCGGTTGGCACTGGCACGATGGCACGCTCGTCGGAGCAATCAAACAGGGCACTCTCACCCATTACTCCGCCGATTGCTCGGTTGACGGCGTCTACAACCCGGGCGATCCCGTCATCGAACCCGCTGGCCCCGACCACGTGCATCTCGGTCGAAACCTCGGCACCATGCCGCTGATCCTGGAAGTCATCTACATCCAGCCGGTGGGCAAACCAGCCGCCGAGGATGCACCAAATCCCGGTTGCCCGTTCGCTTAA
- a CDS encoding LysR family transcriptional regulator → MELRQLEYFIAVADEMNFSRAAQRVHVVQSALSTSVSKLERELGVELFNRSKQQIKLTPAGELFREHARRIIHSARLAKDSVSDYLGELSGTVEVGSLISFGALDVPRALGEFHRTYPFVQIILRLSTSGSMPHLSAIANGSLDLAFISAPDRFPTGIDMRLLAEEPMFFVCRPDHHLAQRDRVGIIELAQENLIGFPAEFGLRRVVENAFTAAGITARTRYEAAVNDGVASSLVQHGLGTMFMPASDVSRFPDLRAVPLQPEIVWPIYLAMGGPAQISPAAAKLAELILASAPRPRNRSTSQSS, encoded by the coding sequence ATGGAACTACGTCAGCTCGAGTACTTCATTGCTGTGGCAGACGAAATGAACTTTTCGCGCGCGGCGCAACGGGTGCACGTCGTTCAGTCCGCGCTGTCCACGTCAGTGAGCAAGCTGGAGAGGGAACTCGGCGTCGAACTGTTCAACCGATCCAAGCAGCAGATCAAATTGACCCCGGCCGGTGAGTTGTTTCGCGAGCATGCGCGCCGCATCATTCACAGCGCCCGACTCGCCAAGGATTCGGTCAGTGACTACCTCGGCGAGCTCTCCGGGACCGTCGAGGTGGGTTCACTCATATCGTTTGGGGCGCTGGATGTCCCACGGGCATTGGGCGAATTTCACCGCACCTATCCGTTCGTCCAGATCATTCTGCGGCTGAGCACGTCGGGTTCCATGCCGCACCTGTCGGCGATTGCCAACGGCTCGCTCGACCTTGCCTTCATTTCCGCTCCGGACCGCTTCCCGACCGGGATTGACATGCGACTCCTGGCTGAGGAGCCGATGTTCTTCGTCTGTCGGCCCGATCATCATTTAGCGCAGCGCGACCGCGTCGGCATCATTGAGCTTGCCCAGGAGAACCTGATCGGCTTCCCTGCTGAATTCGGCCTGCGCCGCGTCGTCGAGAACGCCTTCACCGCAGCCGGCATCACGGCGCGCACCCGGTACGAAGCGGCGGTCAACGACGGGGTCGCATCCAGTCTGGTCCAGCACGGATTGGGCACCATGTTCATGCCCGCCAGCGACGTCAGCCGTTTTCCGGACCTCCGCGCCGTGCCGTTGCAGCCGGAGATCGTGTGGCCGATCTACCTCGCGATGGGCGGACCAGCGCAGATCTCCCCGGCCGCCGCCAAACTCGCCGAGTTGATCCTCGCGTCGGCGCCGCGACCCCGAAATCGCTCGACAAGCCAATCGTCCTGA
- a CDS encoding type II toxin-antitoxin system Phd/YefM family antitoxin gives MASHRRDTWDVNTVTVRDLRNHGREVLRRVEHGERIVVTRDGAPVAELPPLPRSSASPNELIRRRRNLPRVNPDS, from the coding sequence GTGGCGTCTCACCGGCGAGACACTTGGGACGTGAACACGGTGACTGTGCGCGATCTACGCAACCACGGGAGAGAAGTACTCCGCCGCGTTGAGCACGGCGAGCGGATCGTGGTTACGCGCGACGGTGCGCCGGTGGCCGAACTGCCCCCCTTGCCCCGTTCCAGCGCCAGCCCGAATGAACTGATTCGTCGCCGCCGGAATCTCCCACGGGTGAACCCAGACAGCTAA
- a CDS encoding CobW family GTP-binding protein: MRAIPVICLTGHLGAGKTSLLNHVLRSPGARIGVIINDFGELNVDAMLVTGQVDEPASIAGGCICCLPDDGGIDEALTRLADPRRKLDAVIVEASGLAEPVSVARIIGFSEVPGVRYGGLVDVIDATTHFDTIDVGQTAPARYGVASLVVVNKLDQLTRDQRTVTVERVERRVRERNPRATVVGAIGGRIDPALLYDVSGTDEEPGQLSLRELLVDAATDHGHDHDNSHADAVTATSDGEIDPGALIDLLEDPPAGAYRIKGAVAVRYGAATHTYAVNLVGSVIHVVIAPPGMSANCLVAIGIGLDTDAVRARLDAVLRPFAGPATLANVHRLRQYRRRSL; this comes from the coding sequence GTGCGAGCGATCCCTGTCATTTGCCTGACGGGCCATCTTGGTGCCGGCAAGACCAGCCTGCTCAACCATGTGCTTCGCAGTCCGGGAGCACGAATCGGCGTCATCATCAATGACTTCGGTGAACTCAACGTCGATGCCATGCTGGTGACCGGCCAAGTCGACGAGCCTGCCTCCATCGCCGGCGGCTGCATCTGTTGCCTGCCCGATGACGGCGGGATCGACGAGGCATTGACTAGGCTCGCCGATCCTCGGCGCAAGCTGGACGCGGTGATCGTCGAGGCCAGCGGTCTGGCCGAACCCGTTTCGGTCGCCCGGATCATCGGCTTCAGCGAGGTCCCCGGCGTGCGGTACGGCGGATTGGTCGATGTCATCGATGCCACGACACACTTCGACACCATCGACGTCGGCCAAACGGCGCCGGCCCGCTACGGTGTGGCTTCGCTCGTCGTCGTCAACAAACTCGACCAACTCACCCGCGACCAGCGCACCGTGACGGTTGAGCGGGTGGAACGACGGGTGCGAGAACGCAATCCACGAGCCACCGTCGTCGGCGCGATCGGCGGCCGGATCGATCCTGCGCTGCTCTACGACGTCTCGGGAACTGACGAAGAGCCGGGTCAGCTCTCGTTGCGCGAACTGCTCGTCGACGCCGCGACCGATCACGGCCACGATCACGACAATTCGCACGCCGACGCGGTCACCGCGACGAGCGATGGCGAAATCGACCCGGGCGCGCTCATCGACCTGCTCGAGGATCCGCCAGCCGGGGCATATCGGATCAAGGGTGCCGTGGCGGTGCGCTACGGCGCGGCCACGCACACGTATGCGGTCAATCTGGTCGGCTCAGTGATTCACGTAGTGATCGCACCGCCCGGGATGTCGGCCAACTGTCTCGTTGCGATCGGGATCGGCCTCGACACCGATGCCGTGCGCGCTCGACTTGATGCCGTACTGCGCCCGTTCGCCGGCCCCGCGACTCTCGCCAATGTTCACCGGTTGCGACAGTATCGCCGGCGCAGCCTCTGA
- a CDS encoding nitroreductase family protein produces MELYDVMRSTPAVREFTDDPFPDDVLERILDNARFSPTGGNRQGVRVIVLRDPETRSALADLGLTAARRYTAQLANGESPWNPLQPTGLDPATIAAAEPAAQMSAPFREAPVVLAILLNLAVVAATDQDLDRIAVVPGASVYPFVWNVLLAARNEGYGGVLTTMIAAEEPRAKDILGVPDTFAIAALVPLGKPLRQVTKLRRRPVSEFVTSDRFDGAPFGG; encoded by the coding sequence ATGGAGTTGTACGACGTCATGCGATCTACCCCCGCGGTACGCGAATTCACCGACGATCCGTTTCCCGACGACGTTCTCGAGCGCATCCTCGATAACGCTCGCTTCTCGCCGACCGGTGGTAACCGGCAGGGCGTGCGGGTCATCGTGCTACGTGATCCGGAGACGCGGTCCGCGTTGGCGGATCTCGGGCTCACCGCGGCCCGTCGCTATACGGCGCAGTTGGCCAACGGCGAGTCGCCATGGAATCCGTTGCAGCCGACGGGCTTAGATCCAGCCACGATTGCGGCGGCGGAGCCGGCCGCGCAGATGTCGGCGCCGTTTCGTGAGGCGCCGGTGGTGCTGGCAATCCTGTTGAACCTTGCCGTTGTCGCCGCCACCGATCAGGATCTCGATCGCATCGCGGTGGTACCCGGCGCTTCGGTGTACCCGTTCGTGTGGAATGTGTTGCTGGCGGCGCGCAATGAAGGCTATGGCGGAGTGCTGACCACGATGATTGCCGCCGAAGAGCCGCGGGCAAAAGATATTCTCGGCGTACCCGACACATTTGCCATCGCCGCGTTGGTACCGCTGGGCAAGCCCCTGCGACAGGTGACGAAATTGCGCCGACGACCGGTCTCCGAGTTCGTCACTTCGGACCGGTTCGACGGGGCGCCCTTCGGCGGCTAG
- a CDS encoding 2OG-Fe(II) oxygenase: MPPNWRNRVDAADWEAVTADMNDVGGALLPELITPAECTSVIELYADDGLFRAVVDMGQHRYGRGEYRYFKQPYPRPIEDLKLALYPRLLPIARDWWTKLGREAPWPDTLDEWLDMCHRAGQTKPTALMLEYGPGDWNALHRDLYGDLIFPLQVVINLNQPGVAHTGGEFLLVEQRARAQSRGTVTTLPQGHGYIFTTRERPVRSTRGWSAASVRHGVSAVRSGQRYALGLIFHDAA, from the coding sequence ATGCCACCGAATTGGCGTAACCGCGTTGATGCCGCGGACTGGGAGGCGGTCACCGCCGACATGAACGATGTCGGCGGTGCTCTGCTCCCGGAGTTGATCACGCCTGCCGAGTGCACCTCGGTGATCGAGCTATACGCCGACGACGGTCTGTTTCGGGCCGTCGTGGATATGGGCCAGCACCGTTACGGGCGAGGCGAGTATCGGTACTTCAAACAGCCCTACCCACGTCCTATCGAGGACTTGAAACTGGCGTTGTACCCACGGCTGTTGCCGATCGCCCGCGACTGGTGGACGAAGCTCGGGCGGGAAGCCCCCTGGCCCGACACACTCGACGAATGGCTGGACATGTGCCATCGCGCCGGCCAGACCAAGCCGACGGCCTTGATGCTCGAATACGGCCCGGGTGATTGGAACGCGCTGCATCGAGACCTCTACGGGGACCTCATCTTTCCGCTGCAGGTCGTCATCAATCTCAACCAGCCGGGCGTGGCGCACACCGGAGGTGAGTTCCTGCTCGTCGAGCAACGGGCCCGGGCTCAGTCACGCGGGACGGTCACGACGCTGCCGCAAGGCCACGGCTACATCTTTACCACCAGAGAACGGCCAGTCCGCTCGACCCGAGGATGGTCGGCGGCCTCGGTACGCCACGGTGTGTCCGCCGTCCGCTCCGGGCAGCGCTACGCGCTGGGTCTGATTTTCCACGACGCGGCCTGA
- a CDS encoding carboxymuconolactone decarboxylase family protein: MTRIAPSAAFAAVPIEDLGQGDRINLGVASIVSRLPAAAEALGALTAALRTNGSLSPRLLELVRLRIAFFNQCRSCIAVRYQSAIDDGLDEDAVCSLERPADADNLSDAERSALRFAELFATNHLAIDDAVYDELRKHFSEDELVELGLHCAIALGVGRLSATWDVSDDLPESNGSSERLAPWNSASVVATG, translated from the coding sequence GTGACACGAATCGCCCCGTCCGCCGCCTTTGCCGCGGTGCCGATTGAAGACCTCGGTCAAGGGGATCGGATAAATCTCGGCGTTGCCTCCATCGTCAGTCGCCTGCCGGCGGCGGCCGAGGCGCTGGGCGCGTTGACCGCCGCGCTTCGCACCAACGGGAGTCTGTCGCCCCGGCTGCTCGAATTGGTGCGACTGCGCATCGCATTTTTCAACCAGTGCCGAAGCTGCATCGCGGTCCGCTATCAAAGCGCCATCGACGACGGGCTCGACGAGGACGCGGTCTGCTCGCTGGAGCGACCGGCCGACGCGGACAATCTCTCCGACGCCGAGCGATCGGCGCTTCGCTTCGCCGAGCTGTTCGCGACCAACCATCTCGCCATCGACGATGCGGTCTACGACGAATTGCGCAAGCACTTCAGCGAGGACGAGCTCGTGGAGCTCGGCCTGCACTGCGCCATAGCTCTGGGAGTCGGGCGGCTCTCCGCGACGTGGGACGTCAGTGATGATCTGCCCGAATCGAACGGTTCGTCCGAGCGTCTGGCGCCGTGGAACTCGGCGTCGGTTGTCGCGACGGGCTAG
- a CDS encoding oxygenase MpaB family protein — protein MQTTFDSELVIPQDATVTEFTGDNSLSRKDLFQHPIPADSLIWKYWGRLDVIFFGSGVVGTIAGAWPQMAKATTNSVLFTGDSSFGARAKIYKERRQRSREYIYGAVYGAPEDAKKYGLKTRNMHKSVKGALHEGTYHALNAETFYFAHVTFFYHLLIIITEQLYFDGSMPRAMKEQLFEESKEWYSMWGVDDSPQPDTYDDFERYLENIEHNYLVNSQVTQVMLEQFLESRPAPRWWPAVMKKFVWPWWAARRNVVANSFPPHLRELFNLEWTSEDEEMTLRFMRMYRRLYAVLERLVPQKYLYLPIAVEGFEREGVDPRNITLESAQQALRENRARRAAQEDAPADEANEVLASS, from the coding sequence ATGCAAACAACGTTCGATTCAGAGCTCGTGATTCCGCAAGACGCTACGGTGACGGAATTTACCGGCGATAACAGTTTGTCGCGGAAAGATCTTTTTCAGCATCCAATTCCCGCCGATTCCCTGATATGGAAGTATTGGGGGCGCCTTGATGTGATATTTTTCGGCAGCGGGGTAGTGGGCACCATTGCGGGGGCGTGGCCACAGATGGCGAAAGCGACCACGAATTCTGTTCTTTTCACCGGCGACAGTTCTTTCGGCGCACGCGCCAAGATATATAAAGAACGGCGCCAGAGATCTCGTGAGTACATTTATGGCGCGGTGTACGGCGCTCCGGAAGACGCGAAGAAATACGGACTGAAGACTCGGAATATGCACAAATCCGTCAAAGGCGCACTGCACGAGGGGACCTACCACGCCTTAAATGCGGAGACCTTCTACTTTGCCCATGTCACCTTCTTTTATCACCTATTGATCATAATAACTGAGCAGCTGTATTTCGACGGTTCCATGCCACGTGCGATGAAGGAGCAGCTATTTGAGGAATCCAAGGAGTGGTACAGCATGTGGGGGGTGGACGATAGCCCTCAGCCGGATACCTACGACGATTTCGAGCGGTATCTGGAAAACATCGAGCATAATTATTTGGTGAACTCACAGGTAACTCAGGTCATGCTGGAACAATTTTTGGAGAGCCGCCCGGCGCCGCGGTGGTGGCCTGCAGTCATGAAAAAATTTGTGTGGCCCTGGTGGGCGGCGCGGCGGAATGTCGTTGCCAATAGTTTTCCGCCCCATCTGCGGGAGTTGTTCAACTTAGAGTGGACCTCCGAGGACGAGGAGATGACGCTCCGTTTTATGCGTATGTATCGGCGCCTCTACGCAGTTCTCGAGCGTCTAGTCCCGCAGAAGTATCTCTACTTGCCGATTGCGGTGGAAGGCTTTGAGCGGGAAGGGGTCGATCCACGCAACATCACCCTGGAGTCCGCACAGCAAGCACTGCGGGAAAACCGCGCCCGCCGCGCCGCACAAGAAGATGCACCAGCAGATGAGGCGAATGAGGTGCTTGCTTCCAGCTGA
- a CDS encoding RNA polymerase sigma factor: protein MQAAQDVKLPFEAVVAQHGAMVLRVVRAVVGHSDADDAWSDTFLAALKAYPQLPGDANVEAWLVTIAHRKAIDITRAAARRAIPVADAPDSPAGARPDRLDLDLETAVGALPPKQRQAVAYHYLAGLPYAEIATILDSSVAAARRAAADGIATLRRTYPLTAKE from the coding sequence GTGCAGGCCGCACAGGACGTCAAGTTGCCCTTCGAGGCTGTCGTGGCGCAGCACGGCGCGATGGTGTTGCGGGTTGTGCGCGCCGTGGTTGGCCACAGCGATGCCGACGACGCCTGGTCGGACACCTTCCTGGCGGCATTGAAGGCCTACCCGCAACTGCCGGGAGACGCCAACGTCGAGGCGTGGCTGGTCACCATCGCCCACCGCAAGGCCATCGACATCACTCGCGCGGCAGCGCGACGGGCCATCCCGGTCGCGGATGCGCCCGACTCCCCCGCCGGGGCACGACCCGATCGCCTCGACCTCGACCTCGAAACGGCCGTGGGCGCGCTGCCACCCAAGCAGCGCCAGGCCGTGGCCTACCACTATCTGGCGGGCCTGCCCTACGCGGAGATCGCCACGATCCTCGACAGCAGCGTTGCCGCTGCCCGGCGCGCCGCGGCCGATGGCATCGCCACCCTGCGGCGCACCTATCCCCTCACTGCAAAGGAGTGA
- a CDS encoding methylated-DNA--[protein]-cysteine S-methyltransferase translates to MTARHTVIDSRLGELTLVADQGALTGVYFRHHWHPPTAETLGEYVEPAADELFSRTGEQLREYLAGERTQFDLAIALVGDPVRRRIWDRLVDIGYGQTKTYGSLAAELADGTTAYEVGQAVGRNPLSIVVPCHRVVGKDGALTGYAGGLERKRFLLDLEEPAPAVAGKLF, encoded by the coding sequence ATGACAGCACGACACACGGTGATCGACAGCCGGTTGGGTGAACTGACTTTGGTTGCCGACCAGGGCGCCCTGACGGGCGTGTATTTCCGGCATCATTGGCACCCGCCCACAGCTGAGACCCTCGGCGAGTACGTCGAACCGGCCGCCGATGAATTGTTCAGTCGCACCGGTGAACAGCTGCGGGAGTACCTCGCCGGAGAGCGCACCCAATTCGATCTTGCAATCGCGTTGGTGGGCGACCCGGTTCGACGCCGGATTTGGGATCGGCTTGTCGACATCGGCTACGGGCAGACGAAGACGTACGGATCGCTGGCCGCCGAATTGGCCGACGGCACCACCGCCTACGAAGTCGGTCAGGCCGTCGGACGCAATCCGCTGAGTATCGTGGTCCCGTGCCATCGGGTCGTCGGAAAAGACGGCGCGCTAACCGGTTACGCGGGCGGCCTGGAGCGCAAGCGATTCTTGTTGGATTTGGAGGAGCCGGCACCCGCAGTGGCTGGCAAGCTGTTCTGA
- a CDS encoding methylated-DNA--[protein]-cysteine S-methyltransferase, whose protein sequence is MTPTDLAHHYPVDPDQLQRLHARLERDAAAGDLLDIAYRTVDSAVGPLLLAATPLGLVRVAFANEDRDGVLLALSERISPRMLEAPMRLDPIARQLDEYFAGRRHSFDVALDWTLSQGFRRTVLERLNTEISYGATASYAALARLAGSPKAVRAVGTACATNPIPIVVPCHRVIRSDGTVGAYRGGPDAKRVLLDLERER, encoded by the coding sequence ATGACCCCGACTGACCTCGCCCACCACTACCCCGTCGACCCGGACCAGCTGCAACGCCTGCACGCCCGCTTGGAAAGGGACGCCGCGGCCGGCGACCTGCTCGACATCGCCTACCGCACAGTGGACTCCGCCGTCGGGCCGCTGCTGCTGGCGGCCACCCCGCTCGGACTGGTACGGGTGGCCTTCGCGAACGAGGATCGGGACGGCGTGCTGCTGGCGCTCTCCGAGCGGATCAGCCCGCGGATGCTCGAGGCGCCGATGCGGCTGGATCCGATCGCGCGTCAGCTCGACGAATACTTTGCCGGCCGCCGGCACAGCTTCGACGTTGCGCTGGACTGGACGCTGTCGCAAGGGTTTCGGCGCACGGTCCTCGAACGCCTCAATACGGAGATCAGCTACGGCGCCACGGCGAGCTACGCGGCGCTGGCGCGACTGGCCGGCTCCCCCAAGGCGGTACGCGCCGTGGGAACCGCATGCGCAACAAACCCGATCCCCATCGTCGTGCCCTGTCATCGGGTGATCCGATCCGACGGAACCGTCGGCGCCTATCGAGGCGGGCCCGACGCCAAACGGGTGCTGCTCGATCTTGAGCGGGAGAGATGA